In Prunus dulcis chromosome 1, ALMONDv2, whole genome shotgun sequence, the following are encoded in one genomic region:
- the LOC117633037 gene encoding endochitinase EP3-like, translated as MAFYNTTKYLTSVIALVFVAGALLNNATAQDCGCAPDLCCSQYGYCGTGNDYCGQGCKQGPCTGSGGTPTTPSGSSVADIVTPAFFNGIISQASSDCAGKNFYSRGGFLDGVNSYSDFGRLGSVDDSKREIAAFFAHVTHETGHFCYIEEINRGTYCDTTRTDYPCNPNKQYYGRGPLQLTWNYNYGAAGNSIGFDGLNSPETVASDAAVAFKTALWYWMNNVRPVVSQGFGATIRAINGAVECDGKEPGKVQARINYYNDYCTQLNVNPGGNLYC; from the exons ATGGCTTTCTACAATACAACAAAATACCTTACAAGCGTCATTGCACTAGTATTTGTAGCTGGAGCACTGCTAAACAATGCGACAGCACAAGATTGTGGCTGTGCCCCAGACCTATGTTGTAGCCAATATGGCTATTGCGGCACCGGCAACGATTACTGCGGCCAGGGTTGTAAACAAGGTCCTTGTACTGGCAGCGGCGGCACACCAACCACACCGAGTGGTTCGTCAGTGGCTGATATAGTAACTCCAGCATTCTTCAATGGGATCATAAGCCAGGCTTCTTCAGACTGTGCCGGGAAGAACTTCTACTCTCGAGGGGGTTTTCTTGACGGTGTCAACTCATATTCTGACTTTGGTAGACTTGGTTCGGTTGACGACTCTAAACGCGAAATTGCAGCTTTCTTTGCTCATGTCACTCATGAGACTGGCC ATTTTTGCTACATTGAAGAGATAAATCGTGGAACCTACTGCGACACAACCCGAACAGACTATCCATGCAACCCCAACAAACAATACTACGGGCGTGGACCACTCCAACTAACATGGAACTACAATTATGGAGCTGCTGGAAACAGCATTGGCTTTGACGGCCTAAACTCTCCTGAAACCGTGGCCTCAGACGCTGCTGTTGCATTCAAGACAGCCTTGTGGTATTGGATGAACAATGTTCGTCCTGTTGTAAGCCAAGGATTTGGAGCCACGATTCGAGCAATTAATGGTGCTGTGGAATGCGATGGTAAAGAACCTGGAAAAGTTCAAGCCCGGATCAACTATTACAATGATTATTGCACCCAACTTAATGTTAATCCTGGCGGTAATCTCTATTGCTAG
- the LOC117629675 gene encoding endochitinase PR4-like — protein MAFHNTTKYLTISVIAIVFVAGALLKNVTAQNCGCAPGLCFSQYGYCGTGKDYCSQGCQQGPCTGGGGTPTTPSTNVGSSVADIVTPEVFNGIISQASSDCAGKNFYSRGGFLDAVNSFSDFGRLGSVDTVNGKLQLSLLMSLMRLAKLTVFVLWYWMNSVLPVVSQGFGATTRAINGAVECDGKEPGKIQAQINYYNDYCNQLNVNPGGNLYC, from the exons ATGGCTTTCCACAATACAACAAAATACCTTACAATAAGCGTCATTGCAATAGTATTTGTAGCTGGAGCACTGCTAAAAAATGTGACAGCACAAAATTGTGGCTGTGCCCCAGGACTATGTTTTAGCCAATATGGCTATTGCGGCACCGGCAAAGATTACTGCAGCCAGGGTTGTCAACAAGGTCCTTGTACTGGTGGTGGCGGcacaccaaccacaccaagcACCAATGTTGGTTCGTCTGTGGCTGATATAGTAACTCCAGAAGTCTTCAATGGGATCATAAGCCAGGCTTCTTCAGACTGTGCTGGGAAGAACTTCTACTCTCGAGGGGGTTTTCTTGACGCTGTCAACTCATTTTCTGACTTTGGTAGACTTGGTTCGGTTGACACTGTAAACGGGAAATTGCAGCTTTCTTTGCTCATGTCACTCATGAGATTGGCC AAGTTG ACAGTGTTCGTCCTGTGGTATTGGATGAACAGTGTTCTTCCTGTTGTTAGCCAAGGATTCGGAGCCACAACTCGAGCCATTAATGGTGCTGTGGAATGCGATGGTAAAGAACCTGGAAAAATTCAAGCCCAGATCAACTATTACAATGATTATTGCAACCAACTTAATGTTAATCCTGGCGGTAATCTCTATTGCTAG
- the LOC117633047 gene encoding 50S ribosomal protein L25-like, whose amino-acid sequence MFLHRQRPAALTEALQLQIRRYAQSATAYLLHQEPEVEPDFQSTFPRPDPKYAETIFAVPRTASGKSISANERKAGRVPSIVFEQEDGQHGGNKRLISVRTNQIRKLVGHLGRSFFLSRLFDLEVRSDFDSEDDIVERVRVLPRMIHLHSATDAPLNVTFIRAPSHALLKVDIPLVFRGDDVSPGLKKGAYLNTIKRTVKFLCPADVIPPYIDVDLSELDVGQKILMGDLKVHPTLKLIQSKDEPVCKITGARVSEQKKTK is encoded by the exons ATGTTCCTCCACAGGCAGCGCCCCGCCGCACTAACCGAAGCCCTCCAGCTCCAAATCCGGCGCTACGCCCAATCCGCCACAGCCTATCTGCTCCACCAGGAACCGGAAGTGGAACCCGACTTTCAGTCCACCTTCCCGAGACCCGACCCGAAATACGCCGAGACCATCTTCGCAGTCCCACGCACCGCCTCCGGTAAGAGCATCTCCGCTAACGAGCGCAAGGCGGGCCGCGTCCCTAGCATCGTCTTCGAGCAAGAGGACGGCCAGCACGGCGGCAACAAGCGCCTCATCTCTGTACGGACCAACCAGATCCGAAAACTCGTCGGTCATCTCGGCCGCTCTTTCTTCCTCTCCAGGCTCTTTGACCTCGAGGTTCGCTCCGACTTCGACTCTGAAGACGACATCGTTGAGAGGGTCCGCGTTTTGCCTCGCATG aTTCATTTGCACTCGGCCACGGACGCACCGCTTAATGTGACCTTCATAAGGGCTCCTTCTCATGCTTTGTTGAAAGTCGACATCCCTCTTGTGTTTCGAGGAGATGATGTCTCTCCTGGATTGAAGAAAG GTGCTTACTTAAATACAATCAAGAGGACTGTAAAGTTTCTCTGCCCTGCAGATGTGATTCCTCCATATATTGATGTGGATCTGAGTGAGTTGGATGTCGGCCAAAAGATATTAATGGGAGATCTCAAGGTTCATCCGACTCTAAAGCTTATTCAGTCAAAAGATGAGCCTGTTTGTAAGATCACGGGAGCTAGAGTTtctgaacaaaagaaaactaaataa